Sequence from the Saccharopolyspora pogona genome:
GACCGCAACCGCGTCCTGACGGTCCACGCGGCGCGGGAGCACAACCTGCGCAGCATCGACGTGTCCTTCCCGCTGGGCTGCATGATCGCCGTGACCGGCGTTTCCGGTTCGGGGAAGTCCACTTTGGTCAATGACATCGTCTACAACGGGCTGGCCCGGAAGCTGCACGGCTCCCGCGCGGTGCCGGGAAAGCACGGCTCCATCACGGGAATCGACAGCATCGACAAGGTCGTCCACGTCGACCAGTCGCCGATCGGCCGCACGCCGCGTTCCAACCCCGCGACCTACACCGGGGCGTTCGATCCCATCCGCAACCTGTTCGCCGCCACCACCACGGCCAAGGTCCGCGGCTACCGGCCGGGGCGGTTCTCCTTCAACGTGCCGGGTGGACGCTGCGAAGCATGTGCCGGCGCCGGAACCATCCGGATCGAGATGCAGTTCCTCCCCGACGTGTACGTGCCGTGCGAGGAGTGCGGTGGGGCCCGGTACAACCGCGAAACCCTGGACGTGCGCTACAAGGGGAAGACGATCGCGGAGATCCTGGAAATGCCCATCGAACAGGCGCTGGAGTTCTTCGGGGCGTTGCCGGGCATCGCCCGCCGCCTGCGCACGCTGGTCGACGTCGGGCTGGGGTACGTGCGGCTGGGGCAGCCCGCGCCGACGTTGTCCGGTGGTGAGGCGCAGCGGGTGAAGCTCGCGACGGAGCTCACCCGGCGCTCGAACGGCGGCACCGCGTACATCCTGGACGAGCCCACCACGGGACTGCACTTCGACGACGTCCACAAGCTGCTCGACGTGCTGCAACGGCTGGTGGACGCCGGCAACACGGTCATCGTCATCGAGCACAACATCGAGGTCGTCAAGACCGCCGACTGGATCATCGACCTGGGGCCCGAGGCCGGATCGGCCGGTGGCCGGGTGGTCGCCACGGGCACTCCCGAAGCGGTCGCCGACGACGAGACCAGCTACACCGGGCAGTTCCTGCGCCGGGCGCTCGCTTCCTGAAACCAGACCGAGAATTTTGGAGGTAGCGATGTTCAACAGCCCGGAGGAGGTCCTGCGGTTCATCTCCGATGAGGACGTGAAGTTCATCGATGTCCGGTTCTGCGACCTCCCGGGCATCATGCAGCACTTCGCGGTGCCCGCCAAGTCGTTCGCCGCCGAGATCTTCGTCGAAGGCATCGCCTTCGACGGGTCGTCGGTGCGCGGATTCCAGGCGATCCACGAGTCGGACATGCTCCTGCTGCCTGATCCCTACACCGCTCGACTGGACCCGTTCCGCACCAACAAGACGTTGAGCCTCAACTTCTTCGTGCACGATCCGTTCACGCTGCAGCCCTACGGCCGCGATCCGCGCAACATCGCGCGCAAGGCAGAGCAGTACCTCGCCGACTCCGGCATCGCCGACCTGGCCTACTTCGGGCCGGAAGCCGAGTTCTACCTCTTCGATTCGGTGCGGTTCGAGAATGCCGAGAACACCTCGTTCCACGAGATCGACGCCATCGAGGGCTGGTGGAACACCGGCCGCGCCGAGGACGGGGGCAACCAGGGTTACAAGATCAAGTACAAGGCGGGTTACTTCCCGGTCCCGCCCACCGACCACCTGGCGGATCTGCGCGCCGAGATCGTGCTGAACCTGATCGATGCGGGTTTCACCGTGGAGAAGGCCCACCACGAGGTCGGCACCGCGGGCCAGGCCGAGATCAACTACAGGTTCAACACGCTGCTGCACGCCGCGGACGACCTGCAGCTCTACAAGTACATCGTGAAGAACACCGCGTGGCGGCACGGCAAGACGGCCACGTTCATGCCCAAGCCGCTGTACGGCGACAACGGTTCCGGCATGCACACCCACCAGTCGTTGTGGAAGAAGGGCAAGCCGCTGTTCTACGACGAGACGGGCTACGCGGGGCTCTCCGACCTCGCGCGGCACTACATCGGCGGCATCCTGCACCACGCGCCGAGCCTGCTGGCGTTCACCAACCCGACGGTGAACTCGTACCACCGCATGGTGCCCGGCTTCGAGGCACCGGTGAACCTGGTCTACTCCCAGCGCAACCGCTCGGCCTGCATCCGCATCCCGGTGACCGGTGCCAGCCCGAAGGCCAAGCGCATCGAGTTCCGCTGCCCGGACTCCTCCGGGAACCCGTACCTGGCCTTCGCGGCGATGATGCTCGCCGGCCTGGACGGTGTCGCGAACAAGATCGAGCCGCCCGACCCGATCGACAAGGACCTCTACGAACTACCGCGGGAGGAGGCCGCCGATGTCGTCCAGGTTCCGTCCTCGCTGGATGCCGTGCTGGAAAGCCTCGTGGCCGACCAGGATTTCCTGCTGCGCGGTGACGTCTTCACCCCGGACGTGATCGAGACCTGGATCGCCTTCAAGCGAGAGCACGAGATCGACCCGCTGCGACTGCGCCCGAACCCGTACGAGTTCGAGCTGTACTACGACGTTTAGTGCCGCGGCTACGAACCCTGATCGTCCTATTGATCATCATTCGCTACAGCCCCACCATCAAGGCCGCCGTGGAGAGGTGCCGATTTCGCGTACCTCTCCCGCATCTGGAAGGCCGATTTCGCAAAATCGGCAGCACCCTCAATACATTCGGTCTTCGTGCGGCTAGCCCGCAGGTTCCCGGGCCGCTTCGGCGGCCTTGTGCAGGGAATCGATCAGCAGATCGCGGTACTTCTCGGCCGTTGCGGTGTCACGATCGGTGATGGCGTCATCGATCGCCGGCAACGGCTGCACCGCGTAACCGGTGTACAGGCCCG
This genomic interval carries:
- the glnA gene encoding type I glutamate--ammonia ligase, with protein sequence MFNSPEEVLRFISDEDVKFIDVRFCDLPGIMQHFAVPAKSFAAEIFVEGIAFDGSSVRGFQAIHESDMLLLPDPYTARLDPFRTNKTLSLNFFVHDPFTLQPYGRDPRNIARKAEQYLADSGIADLAYFGPEAEFYLFDSVRFENAENTSFHEIDAIEGWWNTGRAEDGGNQGYKIKYKAGYFPVPPTDHLADLRAEIVLNLIDAGFTVEKAHHEVGTAGQAEINYRFNTLLHAADDLQLYKYIVKNTAWRHGKTATFMPKPLYGDNGSGMHTHQSLWKKGKPLFYDETGYAGLSDLARHYIGGILHHAPSLLAFTNPTVNSYHRMVPGFEAPVNLVYSQRNRSACIRIPVTGASPKAKRIEFRCPDSSGNPYLAFAAMMLAGLDGVANKIEPPDPIDKDLYELPREEAADVVQVPSSLDAVLESLVADQDFLLRGDVFTPDVIETWIAFKREHEIDPLRLRPNPYEFELYYDV